A genome region from Akkermansiaceae bacterium includes the following:
- a CDS encoding alpha/beta fold hydrolase, whose product MHGRLGLMEWAAAMNAAKEKCSDSLLRRMLVRLGIWLALGLGLLYGVVVWWCAGEIAEPSRRPLSPAQSALLDGTEKAGFTVTKFVSGNGMPCLVCTPVATPDFTQRAKTIRAQIAQKGIALKPSGETIGTLVILHGRSGMKEDYLPVAERYCAIGFRCIIPDLPGHGAHPDRFATYGVSEGDMVLDCYREAAEELGFPMQPCAVLGQSMGGSVAVHAAALPDSPFGAMVVVATFDKLETVIRSQAGNLLGSVLGAAVSAPADVVFGWKTGVRISDIKPVDKAEKITIPTMVVHGDADISVPTAAGRELYAAFPDATEKQWLSVPGAAHNNVLVTDFPLYAAMGEWLLTHLPAARPASAPR is encoded by the coding sequence TTGCATGGCCGACTGGGTCTGATGGAGTGGGCGGCGGCAATGAATGCGGCCAAGGAAAAATGCTCGGACTCCCTGCTACGGCGCATGCTGGTTCGGCTGGGCATCTGGCTGGCGCTTGGGCTTGGGCTGCTTTACGGGGTGGTTGTCTGGTGGTGCGCGGGCGAGATCGCTGAGCCATCGCGCAGGCCGCTCAGCCCGGCCCAGTCCGCCCTTCTCGACGGAACTGAAAAGGCCGGCTTCACCGTGACGAAATTCGTTTCCGGAAACGGGATGCCATGCCTTGTCTGCACGCCCGTCGCCACTCCGGATTTCACCCAGCGCGCCAAGACCATACGCGCACAGATCGCGCAAAAAGGCATCGCACTGAAGCCGTCCGGGGAAACCATCGGCACACTGGTGATCCTGCACGGGCGCTCCGGGATGAAGGAAGACTACCTGCCTGTCGCCGAGCGATATTGCGCGATCGGCTTCCGTTGCATCATTCCCGATCTTCCCGGCCATGGGGCGCACCCCGACCGCTTCGCCACCTACGGGGTCAGCGAGGGGGATATGGTTCTGGATTGCTATCGTGAGGCTGCCGAAGAACTCGGTTTCCCCATGCAGCCCTGCGCCGTCCTCGGCCAGTCGATGGGCGGCTCCGTGGCCGTCCATGCCGCAGCGCTGCCGGATTCGCCGTTCGGCGCCATGGTTGTCGTCGCCACCTTCGACAAGCTCGAGACGGTGATCCGCAGCCAGGCGGGGAATCTGTTAGGTTCCGTGCTCGGCGCGGCGGTAAGTGCTCCGGCGGATGTCGTTTTCGGATGGAAAACGGGTGTGCGGATTTCCGACATCAAGCCCGTGGACAAAGCGGAGAAAATCACGATCCCCACGATGGTCGTCCACGGCGATGCGGACATCTCGGTGCCAACGGCCGCCGGGCGGGAGCTCTACGCCGCATTTCCCGATGCCACGGAAAAGCAATGGCTCAGCGTGCCGGGCGCCGCCCACAACAACGTCCTGGTAACCGACTTCCCTCTCTACGCCGCGATGGGCGAATGGCTGCTCACGCACCTTCCAGCCGCCCGACCCGCATCCGCTCCGCGATGA
- the gmk gene encoding guanylate kinase, producing MPRRTGILLVVSGPSGSGKTTLCRRLADEGEASYSTSCTTRAARPGEVDGRDYHFLSREEFVVRRDAGDFLESAEVHGNLYGTLKSEVTGRLAQGEDVVMDLDVQGAALVRACAEPAIRLAAVDLFVMPPGEQELMTRLSGRGTDSAEVIALRMKNALEEMRHWPLYTYRLLSGTQEEDYARFRALLIAERMRVGRLEGA from the coding sequence ATGCCCCGCCGCACTGGAATCCTTCTTGTCGTCTCCGGCCCATCCGGCTCCGGAAAAACCACGCTTTGCAGGCGGCTCGCCGACGAGGGCGAGGCGAGCTACTCGACCTCATGCACGACGCGCGCCGCAAGGCCGGGAGAGGTGGACGGGCGGGACTACCATTTCCTGAGCCGGGAGGAATTCGTGGTGAGGCGCGATGCGGGGGATTTCCTCGAGAGCGCGGAGGTGCACGGGAATCTCTATGGCACGCTCAAGTCCGAGGTGACGGGGCGGCTGGCGCAGGGTGAGGATGTGGTGATGGATCTGGATGTCCAGGGGGCGGCGCTGGTGCGGGCATGCGCCGAGCCTGCGATCCGCCTGGCCGCGGTGGATCTTTTCGTGATGCCTCCAGGCGAGCAGGAACTCATGACGCGCCTCTCCGGGAGGGGGACGGACTCGGCGGAGGTCATCGCCCTGCGCATGAAAAACGCGCTGGAGGAGATGCGCCACTGGCCGCTTTACACCTACCGGCTGCTTTCCGGCACGCAGGAAGAGGACTACGCGCGCTTCAGGGCGCTGCTCATCGCGGAGCGGATGCGGGTCGGGCGGCTGGAAGGTGCGTGA
- a CDS encoding UTP--glucose-1-phosphate uridylyltransferase, which produces MSSPFVNAIVSDEAEQRDTPLESLCWGLSAEGLLQACSELEAFRQHSGNLYHRVRSLFFLYAIHRFHLPPLLAGKPAGSIPFAGFQHLLQRRFEEAIEEFLEAQSEQGAGDALCSSLSSAYHSLAFQTLADQVRSSVRSVDGNRWMFRMGHPADHPLRFRKELLQASENGTFPILRETTPVRMDLTHSAWSDIFFLGMDFPEGARVINVSVDLGVHGRDAKPRPPVEAYLRVIEKPVIRLTSIDLNATAEINSLGDVFDFAKDHLGLLKAAVIASGVVPPGIEGSGQTLQALLEKLVGPGLGVELVSSVNDIPKGSRLAVSTNLLAALISACMRATGQTASITGELLESERRIVLARAILGEWIGGSGGGWQDSGGVWPGIKLIEGAIAGETDPEHGISRGRLMPTHKVFTTEEIPESARTALQDSLVLVHGGMAQNVGPILEMVTEKYLLRGSGEWVARQEALDLLEKVIGALSEGDIRKLGAITTENFRGPIQAIIPWATTLYTEQLIAAAEAEFGDDFWGFWMLGGMSGGGMGFIFAPERKAGAQVAMQRIMSEAKARLQDALPFAMEPVVYDFAINPHGTFSETLTGKSALLPPRYYKLHLPATLRQDPRSLPSGARAELDCLAAASRSDAAFGGLVQDLFDSFLPRSEAGASSRRSLKNLLAENGFDPELHEKIRQDLQNGRIGLAQNRLPNSSVIEDVQPGDVRDFSSGGNDALKKIGSAALRDGRVAVISLAAGAGSRWTQGAGVCKALNPFAKLGGKHRTFIETHLAKSRRVSAESGATVPHIFTTSYLTHTPTESFLRHVADYCYPGPLLLSRGKSVGLRMVPMERDLRFAWEEMPQQMLDAQQQKVRDSLRTALIGWANSAGEGSDYTDNLPLQCLHPVGHFFELPNMLRNGTLASLLRERPGLETLFLHNIDTLGADLDPTLLGAHLESGATLTFEVISRRLEDRGGGLARVNGQVRLVEGLAMPNEEDEFALRYYNTLSCWIDIDQLLTRLGLTRADILAEDEGKITVAIRKLASQLPTYVTLKDVKKRWGHGQEDVFPVTQFEKIWGDMSVLPGITCGYLVVPRLRGQQLKDPAQLDGWLRDGSAAYINGLCEWG; this is translated from the coding sequence ATGAGTTCGCCTTTCGTAAATGCCATCGTCTCGGATGAGGCGGAACAGAGGGACACCCCGCTCGAATCCCTTTGCTGGGGGCTTTCCGCAGAAGGGTTGCTGCAGGCTTGCTCGGAGCTGGAAGCTTTCCGCCAACACAGCGGGAACCTCTACCACCGTGTCCGCTCGCTGTTTTTCCTCTACGCGATCCACCGCTTCCACCTGCCGCCACTGCTTGCGGGAAAGCCTGCGGGCAGCATCCCTTTCGCGGGTTTCCAACATCTCCTGCAACGCCGCTTCGAGGAGGCCATCGAGGAATTCCTCGAAGCCCAATCCGAACAGGGCGCGGGCGATGCGCTCTGCTCCTCCCTGTCCTCCGCCTACCACTCGCTCGCCTTCCAGACGCTCGCCGACCAGGTGCGCTCCAGCGTCCGCTCCGTCGATGGAAACCGCTGGATGTTCCGCATGGGCCATCCAGCCGACCATCCGCTGCGTTTCCGCAAGGAACTACTACAAGCATCGGAGAACGGAACCTTCCCCATCCTCCGTGAAACGACCCCGGTGCGCATGGATCTCACGCACTCGGCGTGGTCCGACATCTTTTTCCTCGGCATGGATTTCCCGGAAGGGGCGCGAGTCATCAACGTATCCGTCGATCTCGGCGTCCATGGCCGCGATGCGAAGCCGCGCCCGCCCGTGGAGGCTTACCTGCGTGTGATCGAGAAGCCGGTCATCCGGCTCACCAGCATCGACCTCAACGCCACCGCCGAGATCAACTCCTTGGGTGATGTGTTCGATTTCGCCAAAGACCATCTCGGCCTGCTCAAGGCGGCTGTCATCGCCAGCGGCGTGGTGCCTCCCGGCATCGAAGGCTCCGGCCAGACACTGCAAGCGCTGTTGGAGAAACTCGTAGGCCCGGGCCTGGGGGTCGAACTGGTTTCCAGCGTCAACGACATCCCGAAAGGATCGCGGCTCGCCGTTTCCACCAATCTCCTCGCAGCGCTCATCAGCGCCTGCATGAGGGCGACCGGGCAGACGGCATCGATCACCGGAGAGCTGCTGGAAAGCGAACGCCGCATCGTCCTGGCCCGCGCCATCCTGGGCGAGTGGATCGGCGGCTCGGGCGGCGGCTGGCAGGATTCCGGCGGCGTCTGGCCGGGGATCAAGCTGATCGAGGGAGCCATCGCCGGGGAAACCGATCCGGAACACGGCATCTCGCGCGGCCGCCTGATGCCCACACACAAGGTGTTCACCACGGAGGAGATCCCGGAAAGCGCCCGCACCGCGCTCCAGGACTCGCTGGTGCTGGTGCATGGCGGCATGGCCCAGAACGTCGGCCCCATCCTGGAGATGGTGACGGAAAAATACTTGCTGCGCGGCTCGGGGGAATGGGTTGCGCGGCAGGAAGCGCTCGATCTCCTGGAAAAGGTCATCGGCGCACTCAGCGAGGGCGACATCCGCAAGCTCGGGGCCATTACCACCGAGAATTTCCGTGGCCCCATCCAGGCGATCATCCCTTGGGCGACCACGCTCTACACCGAGCAGCTCATCGCGGCGGCGGAAGCGGAGTTCGGCGATGATTTCTGGGGCTTCTGGATGCTCGGCGGGATGTCCGGCGGGGGGATGGGATTCATCTTCGCGCCGGAGCGGAAGGCCGGGGCACAGGTCGCGATGCAGCGCATCATGTCGGAGGCGAAAGCCCGCCTGCAGGACGCACTGCCCTTCGCGATGGAGCCGGTGGTCTATGATTTCGCGATCAACCCGCACGGCACCTTTTCGGAAACGCTCACCGGGAAATCCGCCCTCCTCCCGCCGCGCTATTACAAGCTCCATCTTCCCGCGACGCTCCGCCAGGATCCGCGCAGCCTGCCATCCGGTGCGCGTGCGGAACTCGATTGCCTCGCAGCCGCTTCCCGCAGTGACGCTGCTTTCGGCGGATTGGTGCAGGATCTGTTCGATTCCTTCCTGCCGCGCAGCGAGGCCGGGGCATCCTCCCGCAGGTCCCTGAAAAACCTTCTCGCGGAAAACGGCTTCGATCCCGAGCTGCACGAGAAAATCCGCCAGGATCTCCAGAACGGGCGCATCGGCCTCGCCCAGAACCGCCTGCCTAACAGCTCCGTCATCGAGGACGTGCAGCCCGGCGATGTGCGGGATTTCTCCTCCGGAGGAAACGATGCCCTGAAAAAAATCGGCAGCGCCGCGTTGAGGGACGGCAGAGTCGCCGTCATCAGCCTCGCCGCCGGGGCGGGCAGCCGCTGGACGCAGGGCGCGGGCGTTTGCAAGGCGCTCAACCCCTTTGCCAAGCTCGGCGGGAAACACCGCACCTTCATCGAGACCCACCTTGCCAAGAGCCGGCGCGTTTCCGCCGAATCCGGCGCGACAGTGCCGCACATCTTCACCACCAGCTACCTCACCCACACCCCCACCGAGTCTTTCCTCCGCCATGTCGCGGACTACTGCTACCCGGGGCCGCTGTTGCTTTCGAGGGGGAAATCGGTCGGCCTGCGGATGGTCCCGATGGAGCGCGACCTTCGCTTCGCCTGGGAGGAAATGCCCCAGCAGATGCTCGACGCGCAGCAGCAGAAAGTCCGCGACTCCCTGCGCACCGCCCTCATCGGCTGGGCGAACTCTGCAGGCGAGGGCAGCGACTACACCGATAACCTCCCGCTCCAGTGCCTTCATCCGGTCGGCCACTTCTTCGAGCTTCCCAACATGCTCCGCAACGGCACATTGGCGTCGCTGCTGCGCGAACGGCCCGGCCTGGAAACGCTGTTCCTGCACAACATCGACACCCTCGGGGCGGATCTCGACCCCACGCTGTTGGGCGCTCACCTTGAGAGCGGCGCGACACTCACCTTCGAGGTCATTTCCCGCCGGCTCGAGGACAGGGGCGGCGGCCTCGCCCGCGTCAACGGCCAGGTGCGCCTCGTCGAAGGACTCGCCATGCCAAACGAGGAGGACGAGTTCGCCCTCCGCTACTACAACACCCTGAGCTGCTGGATCGACATCGACCAGCTTCTCACCCGCCTCGGCCTCACCCGCGCCGACATCCTCGCCGAGGACGAGGGGAAAATCACCGTGGCCATCCGCAAGCTCGCCTCCCAGCTCCCTACGTATGTCACCCTGAAAGACGTGAAAAAACGCTGGGGCCACGGCCAGGAGGACGTTTTTCCCGTCACCCAGTTTGAGAAAATCTGGGGCGACATGAGCGTGCTCCCCGGCATCACCTGCGGATACCTTGTCGTGCCAAGACTGCGGGGACAGCAGCTCAAAGACCCCGCCCAGCTCGACGGCTGGCTGCGGGATGGATCGGCGGCTTACATCAACGGGCTGTGCGAGTGGGGGTGA
- a CDS encoding UTP--glucose-1-phosphate uridylyltransferase → MKIRKAVITAAGPDQRLLPLQAVTSRSGTSQTALQVLLDEVFTAGIGSAAVVVAAGDTEAYRKAAGPHEEQVVFIEQSEPSGYGDAILQATGFIGGDPFLLMVSDHLYLSHTESSCVSQLLAMAERNGCSVSAVQATHESKLPLYGAVGGVKVPQSAGLYEIRNVIEKPSPTLAEQHLTIPGLRAAQYLCFFGMHALSPKFLEILGGAEKGVSPALRELAKSERCLAYEIAGRRFNLDEQNGMLIAQLALALDGPQRDGVLVSLLELLATSSRPA, encoded by the coding sequence ATGAAAATCCGCAAGGCAGTCATCACCGCAGCCGGCCCAGACCAGCGCCTCCTTCCGCTCCAGGCGGTCACCAGCCGCTCCGGCACATCGCAAACCGCCCTCCAGGTACTGCTCGACGAGGTTTTCACCGCCGGCATCGGATCCGCGGCGGTGGTCGTCGCCGCCGGGGATACGGAAGCCTACCGGAAAGCCGCCGGCCCGCATGAGGAGCAGGTCGTTTTCATCGAGCAGTCGGAGCCCTCGGGCTACGGGGATGCGATTTTGCAGGCCACGGGTTTCATCGGCGGCGACCCCTTCCTGCTGATGGTCAGCGATCACCTTTACCTCAGCCATACGGAAAGCTCGTGCGTCTCGCAGCTCCTTGCGATGGCGGAGAGAAACGGCTGCTCCGTCTCCGCCGTGCAGGCGACACATGAGAGCAAGCTGCCGCTCTACGGTGCGGTCGGCGGGGTGAAAGTGCCCCAGTCGGCGGGACTCTATGAAATCCGCAACGTCATCGAGAAGCCCAGCCCGACCCTTGCCGAGCAGCACCTGACCATCCCCGGCCTGCGCGCCGCGCAATACCTGTGCTTCTTCGGGATGCACGCGCTCAGCCCGAAATTCCTGGAGATCCTCGGAGGCGCGGAAAAGGGGGTCTCGCCGGCGCTGCGCGAGCTCGCGAAATCGGAGCGCTGCCTCGCCTACGAGATCGCCGGGCGGCGCTTCAACCTCGACGAGCAGAACGGCATGCTCATCGCCCAGCTCGCCCTCGCCCTGGACGGCCCGCAGCGCGACGGCGTGCTTGTCTCCCTGCTAGAACTCCTCGCAACCAGCAGCCGCCCCGCATGA
- a CDS encoding pyroglutamyl-peptidase I, with protein sequence MPVLVTAFGPFGGRERNASMLALMELRKMMPEIRTRILPVDAVLAPSRLRQALREIRPDALIMLGEAAGSDAIRLEGTAWNEKDFRIPDIAGRMPTGVPIRPGAPASMPSTLPLREIHQCLADAGQPVTHSQDPGRYLCNQLFFSAMDFLKTNALRIPAGFIHLPLEGELPSTKAAEAIAEAIRRSDAR encoded by the coding sequence ATGCCAGTCCTCGTCACCGCATTCGGCCCCTTCGGCGGCAGGGAGCGTAACGCTTCCATGCTCGCCCTCATGGAGCTGAGGAAAATGATGCCGGAGATCCGGACCCGCATCCTTCCTGTCGATGCCGTGCTCGCTCCCTCGCGGCTGCGGCAGGCGCTGCGCGAGATTCGTCCGGATGCTCTCATCATGCTCGGCGAGGCGGCGGGGAGCGACGCGATCCGGCTTGAGGGGACGGCATGGAACGAAAAGGATTTCCGGATCCCCGACATAGCTGGCCGCATGCCCACGGGTGTTCCAATCCGCCCAGGCGCGCCCGCATCCATGCCATCGACCCTGCCGCTGCGCGAAATCCACCAATGCCTGGCGGATGCCGGGCAGCCGGTCACCCATTCCCAGGATCCCGGGCGTTATCTCTGCAACCAGCTTTTTTTCAGCGCGATGGATTTCCTGAAGACAAATGCGCTCCGCATCCCGGCGGGCTTCATCCACCTGCCCCTGGAGGGCGAGCTGCCAAGCACGAAGGCGGCGGAGGCCATCGCGGAGGCCATCAGGCGGAGTGATGCGAGGTAG
- a CDS encoding thioredoxin family protein → MTFLVLFCGVAAVCLSSCDHIDAVGDKVNELKDVRKQSSQGVEGMDIKAIVSGAQNAGPTVQDIGEVDFQTFISQPGRLNVVDFHADWCGPCKQLAPVLSGVIETNSTVARLGKLNVDHARELSREQGVTSIPDVRFYVDGKLVHKFVGGESKETLETLIATHSANISPAGGGGDAIPGRPRPPNAKHIEEAMKPMEKEWLPPGMIKK, encoded by the coding sequence ATGACATTTCTGGTGCTCTTTTGCGGCGTAGCAGCCGTTTGCCTGAGTTCATGCGATCACATCGATGCCGTCGGCGACAAGGTCAACGAGCTGAAAGATGTCCGAAAGCAGAGCAGCCAGGGTGTCGAGGGCATGGACATAAAGGCCATTGTCAGTGGGGCGCAAAATGCCGGCCCGACCGTGCAGGATATCGGCGAGGTGGATTTCCAAACCTTCATCTCCCAGCCCGGCAGGCTCAATGTGGTGGATTTCCACGCCGATTGGTGCGGCCCCTGCAAGCAGCTTGCACCGGTGCTCTCGGGTGTCATCGAGACGAACTCAACGGTCGCGCGCCTCGGCAAGCTCAATGTGGATCATGCCCGCGAGCTTTCGCGGGAGCAGGGTGTCACCAGCATCCCGGATGTCCGGTTTTATGTTGACGGGAAGCTTGTCCACAAGTTCGTCGGCGGCGAATCCAAGGAAACCCTGGAAACCCTGATCGCCACGCATTCCGCAAACATCAGCCCTGCCGGTGGAGGTGGGGATGCCATCCCCGGCCGCCCCCGTCCACCGAACGCGAAGCACATCGAGGAAGCGATGAAGCCCATGGAAAAGGAATGGCTGCCTCCGGGTATGATCAAGAAGTGA